In a genomic window of Vespula vulgaris chromosome 21, iyVesVulg1.1, whole genome shotgun sequence:
- the LOC127071262 gene encoding uncharacterized protein LOC127071262 isoform X1 produces the protein MSGSDGKEDQCERAKEGNVVLMGETLAKNCTHNDPQCCFNVDFMRLGVDIAGDIEEETVISTDITDYVPLTSMTINESEVDTSDSETVYSENIKRSIVSTSPEVSPHNLSTKSISIHSPSRRSRESCSCDVYKANRDIFREELQAAMKFQNLWSNLRQQIRAVFKTALKVSHSSDTLQSQHEMFPLIDMHDTVTQLCKRDPYQLFMRLVGQAQEFVVEVKVRLLALLDDRSVNNLAEIFLAGLLDDYDALISTAFKISIIVKPLKKHLCKFNLTWDCFIKKLYQIYVYNNPLVQNNLPPFLVQLRKVLLLKGLEYQELIRRYLSFDDEMITIRSLWPEIEPWMVKYNAEQAVQMTQLRHIREGWGLFTTIRKIMEIRKLMKLSDGGSKMQDIDGQLTAFIELAKHGASSTDGKSSSPTPDFSSFSSDSLNISQCLEVVQILLDDWNKARHQKLVDIARELTVRHMVANENDPDSLAYAHASNHLEQFAIRRVRSHGKDISIEDSIVEEENDCKCQECTKPSTAPVSGNGRIGNIELPTDNVNFFPIIANGLMKHIINFTATNSSNTEIQLKKLFEEMKDTIGLKEEKDIILKNVDDNIDTQPSTPQPCQCVHLHAKEIAERKKGTIEDPPCPCLLNSKRKWDICPCLTKILEEPAVTNTHPKEISSNSVAVNCNQELTKPTVKTGSTQSTQTQTRHSTTQTPNSNHNRITFPSTTTHPYTHRSVPDVTKSTVPSHKLHTHNNHNSHACHKQTNVEHIKRVSCNDLSSGDGDCSDSASSQEDSCSTSSSAQRDSSRHCDCCYCEVFGHGVPSVAPVSRNYNEMRERLRQILTKKKAKKCKATYSTPKSLVDVALPLSNVNQESKPIMNNLALRSNTPVSTTLSEDPRDQRNLEELLDFIEGNQNGKKDNNKKAEKKARQKQRKLQEKMKKDRQEAEKQKLIELQKKTPEVTITVVDSQKPVNQRFLPQCNLPEVSILPTSNPNILSSGKHITNKKKEKQETCNINTNNSGNNKVKIASSVTANLKMKNISNADKLEQITNSNQPSKIDIKSGKLEFSNKAFKGTTNINALNTKDNANHIVDKLAAMELTDKQLTKKERKKLRREMRKQEEAKMNANVEPVQHTENQPQIVTIKRIMESNSTEPTVTITLKGQTPAEDKVLFTLVNGQTKEVPLHKSEQEQNLCNNNNNNNNNNNNNNNNNNKRKKSNKASSNNETIQSNKLHQASSTKQQQQVKVCDAKHTTKYQTNNEKSKGIKQTEERKIQQHGVNEIKTTKSKKDKKNSETKENVSQHQQNLSSKSKNLQQNTQVKKTNRSVNITQMTDIHKCNVTLEPVIKTKNQHEKINENVGINNKHKKLVNITNTNKSMKNEQQKLQIKGNSNTIKQGSFSAIPSTSDDVINSSLSSQFRDISLNTKINIENLKLPPGITITKVDVPVKPLPIKSAPMPKPVNPPKQTTIIAAPMSGVQSSYASPQAGGNVIVVDTGKLKQDLLPKPNEIELSRDMRPSQTITGKKKKKKNKSSSSTNNLIQSAIKNAECSVNDNNISEESARILHNPNTNMVTIRNPAFGPMKVPPTQQAAIIKVSENGMVTIRSPALQQAINAGLAAPSKPDYIVKGDLSSNTAQLDTININVKRTNDMIPSSLAELRSRLTPDCTGGLAGLANIQISKVAKGQPIPENGINLKGTSVTLTKVRTDTNMDDVHHTKAAVREAINASITATTTTGKGKKKKKRGNCTRQCGDDWNLVESVFTPKDIDLEDGEMDDAERELEAFKRFCLQSVPPPRKEKVNLNIKDIVLKKKSSSSSSSSATAAVIAAN, from the exons atgagCGGTAGTGACGGAAAGGAAGATCAATGTGAGAGAGCAAAGGAAGGAAACGTCGTCTTGATGGGTGAAACTCTAGCAAAAAATTGTACGCACAATGATCCCCAATGTTGTTTTAATGTTGATTTTATGCGATTGGGGGTTGACATAGCAGGTGACATAGAGGAAGAAACCGTTATATCTACCGATATTACGGACTATGTTCCTCTTACG AGTATGACTATAAATGAAAGCGAGGTTGATACTTCCGACAGTGAAACAGTGTattctgaaaatataaaacgttCTATTGTATCTACAAGTCCAGAGGTATCACCCCATAATCTATCTACAAAATCAATATCGATTCATAGTCCTTCAAGACGAAGTAGAGAGTCATGTTCGTGCGATGTTTATAAAGCTAACAG AGATATATTCCGTGAGGAGCTTCAAGCTGCCATGAAATTTCAGAACCTTTGGTCTAATTTAAGGCAGCAAATACGCGCAGTTTTTAAAACCGCTTTGAAAGTTTCTCACTCGTCCGATACTTTACAATCCCAACATGAAATGTTTCCTTTGATCGATATGCACGATACGGTGACTCA ATTATGCAAAAGGGATccttatcaattatttatgaGGTTAGTGGGTCAGGCACAAGAATTTGTTGTAGAAGTTAAAGTACGCCTATTGGCACTTCTAGATGACCGTAGTGTGAATAATTTAGCCGAAATCTTTCTTGCCG GGCTTTTGGATGACTATGATGCGTTAATATCAACCGcttttaaaatttctataatagtAAAACCGCTAAAAAAACATCtgtgtaaatttaatttaacatgggattgttttattaagaaattatatcaaatttatgtCTATAATAATCCATTGGTACAAAATAATTTGCCTCCTTTTCTTGTACag TTAAGGAAAGTTTTGCTACTGAAAGGCTTGGAATATCAGGAACTAATTCGTAGATATCTGTCATTTGATGATGAAATGATAACGATACGTAGCCTGTGGCCAGAGATAGAGCCATGGATGGttaaatataa TGCAGAACAAGCAGTACAAATGACACAACTCAGGCACATTAGAGAAGGCTGGGGATTATTTACAACTATTCGAAAGATCATGGAAATACGGAAATTGATGAAATTATCGGATGGTGGAAG CAAAATGCAAGACATCGATGGGCAATTAACTGCTTTCATCGAACTAGCGAAACATGGTGCATCTAGTACAGATGGTAAATCCTCAAGTCCTACTCCAGATTTTAGCTCATTTAGCTCAGATTCACTTAATATATCTCAATGTCTTGAAGTAGTCCAAATTTTATTGGATGACTGGAACAAAGCTCGTCATCAAAAATTAGTTGATATTGCAAGAGAACTTACAGTGAGACATATGGTAGCTAATGAGAACGATCCAGACTCTTTAGCTTATGCGCATGCATCAAATCATTTAGAACAATTTGCGATTAGAAGAGTCAG GAGTCATGgaaaagatatatctatagaaGATAGTATcgtggaagaagaaaacgattgTAAATGTCAAGAATGTACAAAGCCTTCGACAGCTCCAGTG AGTGGAAACGGTCGTATTGGAAATATCGAATTACCAACGGACAACGTAAATTTCTTTCCTATAATCGCTAATGGATTAATGa AACACATTATTAACTTTACCGCTACTAATAGCAGTAATActgaaattcaattaaaaaaactattcgaagaaatgaaagatacaATTGgtcttaaagaagaaaaagatattattttaaagaacgTAGATGATAATATTGATACACAGCCATCTACTCCACAACCTTGTCAATGTGTGCATCTACATGCAAAAGAAATAgctgaaaggaagaaaggaactATAGAAGATCCTCCCTGTCCTTGTCttttaaattcaaaaagaaaatgggatATTTGTCCGTGTTTAACAAAAA TTTTAGAAGAACCTGCTGTTACCAATACTCATCCTAAAGAGATATCATCCAATTCAGTTGCGGTCAATTGTAATCAAGAATTAACTAAACCAACTGTTAAAACGGGATCTACGCAATCTACGCAAACGCAAACAAGGCATTCCACGACACAAACACCTAATTCAAATCATAATCGTATCACATTTCCAA GTACTACCACTCATCCGTATACTCATAGATCTGTTCCGGATGTGACAAAAAGTACAGTGCCTTCGCACAAACTTCATACCCACAACAATCATAACTCACACGCTTGtcataaacaaacaaatgtcGAACACATCAAGAGGGTATCGTGTAACGATT TAAGTTCTGGAGACGGAGATTGTTCCGACTCTGCAAGCAGTCAAGAAGATTCTTGTTCAACCAGTAGCTCCGCACAAAGAGATTCTAGTAGACATTGCGATTGCTGTTATTGCGAAGTTTTTGGTCATGGAGTT ccaTCTGTAGCACCAGTTAGTAGAAATTATAACGAGATGAGAGAACGATTAAGGCAAATattgacaaagaaaaaagctaaAAAATGTAAAGCTACGTATAGTACGCCAAAAAGTCTGGTTGACGTGGCATTGCCACTTTCCAATGTCAATCAGGAATCCAAACcaattatgaataatttagcGTTAAGATCAAATACTCCTGTATCGACAACATTATCGGAAGATCCTCGGGATCAAAGAAATTTAGAAGAATTATTGGACTTTATCGAAGGTAATCAGAATGGGAAGAAGGATAATAACAAGAAGGCTGAGAAAAAGGCAAGACAGAAGCAACGTAAG TTGcaagagaagatgaaaaaggacAGACAGGAAGCGGAGAAGCagaaattaatagaattacAAAAGAAGACACCGGAGGTTACGATCACCGTTGTCGATTCTCAGAAACCTGTCAATCAAAGATTTTTACCTCAGTGCAATCTTCCCGAAGTGTCGATTTTACCTACATCCAATCCAAACATTTTATCAAGTGGAAAACATAtaacgaataagaagaaggagaagcaaGAGACGTgcaatattaatacaaataattctGGTAATAACAAAGTAAAAATCGCATCTTCGGTAACAGCGAATttgaagatgaaaaatatatcgaatgcGGATAAGTTAGAACAAATTACAAATTCTAATCAACCGAGtaagatcgatataaaaagtgGAAAACTTGAATTTAGTAATAAAGCTTTTAAAGGAACGACGAATATTAACGCATTGAATACAAAAGACAATGCCAATCATATCGTAGACAAATTGGCAGCAATGGAATTAACGGATAAACAATTGactaagaaagaaaggaaaaaattaaggAGAGAAATGAGGAAGCAAGAGGAAGCTAAAATGAATGCTAACGTAGAGCCTGTTCAACATACAGAAAATCAACCACAAATCGTTacgattaaaagaataatgGAATCTAATAGTACGGAACCAACGGTTACAATAACGTTAAAAGGACAAACTCCTGCGGAGGATAAAGTTTTATTTACGTTGGTAAATGGACAAACCAAGGAAGTTCCTTTACATAAATCTGAACAAGAACAAAATTTatgtaacaacaacaacaacaacaacaacaacaacaacaacaacaataataataataataaaaggaagaaaagtaacAAAGCATCTAGCAATAACGAAACTATACAAAGTAATAAGTTACATCAAGCCAGTAGTACAAAACAACAGCAACAAGTTAAAGTGTGCGACGCGAAGCATACGACGAAGTATCAAACCAACAACGAAAAGTCGAAAGGTATTAAACAAACCGAAGAACGGAAAATACAACAGCATGGtgttaacgaaattaaaacTACAAAGTCtaagaaggataagaagaatTCTGAAACCAAAGAAAATGTCTCGCAGCATCAACAGAATCTATCGAGTAAGAGTAAGAATTTACAACAAAATACTCAAGTTAAGAAGACAAACAGATCTGTTAATATTACGCAAATGACGGATATACATAAGTGTAACGTTACACTTGAACCAGTTATAAAGACAAAGAATCAACATGAGAAAATTAATGAGAATGtcggtataaataataaacataagaAACTTGTAAATATAActaatacaaataaatctaTGAAGAACGAGCAACAAAAGTTACAAATAAAGGGAAATAGTAATACGATTAAACAAGGATCGTTCTCAGCTATACCATCTACGTCGGACGACGTAATAAATTCATCGCTGAGCTCCCAATTTAGAGATATTAGTTTAAATACCAAAATCAATATAGAAAATCTTAAATTACCACCAGGCATCACGATAACGAAGGTCGACGTACCCGTTAAACCACTTCCTATTAAATCAGCACCGATGCCTAAGCCGGTTAATCCTCCAAAGCAAACAACGATAATAGCAGCTCCTATGAGCGGAGTTCAATCTAGTTATGCGAGTCCACAAGCTGGTGGCAATGTGATAGTAGTAGATACTGGAAAACTTAAACAAGATTTACTTCCAAAGCCAAACGAAATAG AATTATCGAGAGACATGCGTCCAAGTCAGACGATAACgggtaagaaaaagaagaagaaaaataagagttCAAGCAGTACGAACAATTTGATACAAAGTGCAATTAAGAATGCCGAGTGTTCGGttaacgataataacattTCGGAAGAATCCGCTAGAATACTTCACAATCCAAATACAAATATGGTTACGATAAGGAATCCTGCGTTTGGTCCGATGAAGGTACCACCGACGCAACAAGCAGCTATAATAAAGGTTTCGGAGAATGGTATGGTCACAATAAGAAGTCCAGCACTTCAGCAGGCGATCAATGCCGGTTTGGCGGCACCTTCAAAACCAGATTATATAGTTAAAGGTGATCTTTCTTCGAATACAGCACAGTTGGATACAATAAACATAAATGTTAAGCGTACAAACGATATGATACCCAGTAGTTTAGCTGAACTACGGTCACGATTGACACCCGATTGCACCGGTGGTTTGGCCGGGCTCGCTAACATACAAATTAGCAAAGTGGCGAAGGGTCAGCCTATACCCGAGAATGGGATCAACCTGAAAGGTACTAGCGTAACTCTAACTAAAGTGAGAACAGATACGAATATGGATGACGTTCATCATACGAAAGCAGCAGTGAGAGAGGCTATAAACGCTTCTATAAcggctactactactaccggCAAgggcaagaaaaagaaaaagcgtggAAACTGTACGAGGCAGTGCGGAGATGACTGGAACCTCGTTG AGAGCGTATTCACACCTAAAGATATAGACCTTGAGGATGGGGAGATGGATGACGCCGAACGTGAATTAGAAGCATTCAAGAGGTTCTGTCTTCAATCGGTGCCACCACCACGAAAGGAGAAGGTCAATCTCAACATCAAGGACATCGTCCTTAAGAAGAAAtcatcctcctcgtcctcttcATCTGCGACCGCCGCGGTTATCGCTGCTAATTGA
- the LOC127071262 gene encoding uncharacterized protein LOC127071262 isoform X4, translating to MSGSDGKEDQCERAKEGNVVLMGETLAKNCTHNDPQCCFNVDFMRLGVDIAGDIEEETVISTDITDYVPLTSMTINESEVDTSDSETVYSENIKRSIVSTSPEVSPHNLSTKSISIHSPSRRSRESCSCDVYKANRDIFREELQAAMKFQNLWSNLRQQIRAVFKTALKVSHSSDTLQSQHEMFPLIDMHDTVTQLCKRDPYQLFMRLVGQAQEFVVEVKVRLLALLDDRSVNNLAEIFLAGLLDDYDALISTAFKISIIVKPLKKHLCKFNLTWDCFIKKLYQIYVYNNPLVQNNLPPFLVQLRKVLLLKGLEYQELIRRYLSFDDEMITIRSLWPEIEPWMVKYNAEQAVQMTQLRHIREGWGLFTTIRKIMEIRKLMKLSDGGSKMQDIDGQLTAFIELAKHGASSTDGKSSSPTPDFSSFSSDSLNISQCLEVVQILLDDWNKARHQKLVDIARELTVRHMVANENDPDSLAYAHASNHLEQFAIRRVRSHGKDISIEDSIVEEENDCKCQECTKPSTAPVSGNGRIGNIELPTDNVNFFPIIANGLMKHIINFTATNSSNTEIQLKKLFEEMKDTIGLKEEKDIILKNVDDNIDTQPSTPQPCQCVHLHAKEIAERKKGTIEDPPCPCLLNSKRKWDICPCLTKILEEPAVTNTHPKEISSNSVAVNCNQELTKPTVKTGSTQSTQTQTRHSTTQTPNSNHNRITFPSTTTHPYTHRSVPDVTKSTVPSHKLHTHNNHNSHACHKQTNVEHIKRVSCNDLSSGDGDCSDSASSQEDSCSTSSSAQRDSSRHCDCCYCEVFGHGVPSVAPVSRNYNEMRERLRQILTKKKAKKCKATYSTPKSLVDVALPLSNVNQESKPIMNNLALRSNTPVSTTLSEDPRDQRNLEELLDFIEGNQNGKKDNNKKAEKKARQKQRKLQEKMKKDRQEAEKQKLIELQKKTPEVTITVVDSQKPVNQRFLPQCNLPEVSILPTSNPNILSSGKHITNKKKEKQETCNINTNNSGNNKVKIASSVTANLKMKNISNADKLEQITNSNQPSKIDIKSGKLEFSNKAFKGTTNINALNTKDNANHIVDKLAAMELTDKQLTKKERKKLRREMRKQEEAKMNANVEPVQHTENQPQIVTIKRIMESNSTEPTVTITLKGQTPAEDKVLFTLVNGQTKEVPLHKSEQEQNLCNNNNNNNNNNNNNNNNNNKRKKSNKASSNNETIQSNKLHQASSTKQQQQVKVCDAKHTTKYQTNNEKSKGIKQTEERKIQQHGVNEIKTTKSKKDKKNSETKENVSQHQQNLSSKSKNLQQNTQVKKTNRSVNITQMTDIHKCNVTLEPVIKTKNQHEKINENVGINNKHKKLVNITNTNKSMKNEQQKLQIKGNSNTIKQGSFSAIPSTSDDVINSSLSSQFRDISLNTKINIENLKLPPGITITKVDVPVKPLPIKSAPMPKPVNPPKQTTIIAAPMSGVQSSYASPQAGGNVIVVDTGKLKQDLLPKPNEIELSRDMRPSQTITGKKKKKKNKSSSSTNNLIQSAIKNAECSVNDNNISEESARILHNPNTNMVTIRNPAFGPMKVPPTQQAAIIKVSENGMVTIRSPALQQAINAGLAAPSKPDYIVKGDLSSNTAQLDTININVKRTNDMIPSSLAELRSRLTPDCTGGLAGLANIQISKVAKGQPIPENGINLKGTSVTLTKVRTDTNMDDVHHTKAAVREAINASITATTTTGKGKKKKKRGNCTRQCGDDWNLVGEKQQ from the exons atgagCGGTAGTGACGGAAAGGAAGATCAATGTGAGAGAGCAAAGGAAGGAAACGTCGTCTTGATGGGTGAAACTCTAGCAAAAAATTGTACGCACAATGATCCCCAATGTTGTTTTAATGTTGATTTTATGCGATTGGGGGTTGACATAGCAGGTGACATAGAGGAAGAAACCGTTATATCTACCGATATTACGGACTATGTTCCTCTTACG AGTATGACTATAAATGAAAGCGAGGTTGATACTTCCGACAGTGAAACAGTGTattctgaaaatataaaacgttCTATTGTATCTACAAGTCCAGAGGTATCACCCCATAATCTATCTACAAAATCAATATCGATTCATAGTCCTTCAAGACGAAGTAGAGAGTCATGTTCGTGCGATGTTTATAAAGCTAACAG AGATATATTCCGTGAGGAGCTTCAAGCTGCCATGAAATTTCAGAACCTTTGGTCTAATTTAAGGCAGCAAATACGCGCAGTTTTTAAAACCGCTTTGAAAGTTTCTCACTCGTCCGATACTTTACAATCCCAACATGAAATGTTTCCTTTGATCGATATGCACGATACGGTGACTCA ATTATGCAAAAGGGATccttatcaattatttatgaGGTTAGTGGGTCAGGCACAAGAATTTGTTGTAGAAGTTAAAGTACGCCTATTGGCACTTCTAGATGACCGTAGTGTGAATAATTTAGCCGAAATCTTTCTTGCCG GGCTTTTGGATGACTATGATGCGTTAATATCAACCGcttttaaaatttctataatagtAAAACCGCTAAAAAAACATCtgtgtaaatttaatttaacatgggattgttttattaagaaattatatcaaatttatgtCTATAATAATCCATTGGTACAAAATAATTTGCCTCCTTTTCTTGTACag TTAAGGAAAGTTTTGCTACTGAAAGGCTTGGAATATCAGGAACTAATTCGTAGATATCTGTCATTTGATGATGAAATGATAACGATACGTAGCCTGTGGCCAGAGATAGAGCCATGGATGGttaaatataa TGCAGAACAAGCAGTACAAATGACACAACTCAGGCACATTAGAGAAGGCTGGGGATTATTTACAACTATTCGAAAGATCATGGAAATACGGAAATTGATGAAATTATCGGATGGTGGAAG CAAAATGCAAGACATCGATGGGCAATTAACTGCTTTCATCGAACTAGCGAAACATGGTGCATCTAGTACAGATGGTAAATCCTCAAGTCCTACTCCAGATTTTAGCTCATTTAGCTCAGATTCACTTAATATATCTCAATGTCTTGAAGTAGTCCAAATTTTATTGGATGACTGGAACAAAGCTCGTCATCAAAAATTAGTTGATATTGCAAGAGAACTTACAGTGAGACATATGGTAGCTAATGAGAACGATCCAGACTCTTTAGCTTATGCGCATGCATCAAATCATTTAGAACAATTTGCGATTAGAAGAGTCAG GAGTCATGgaaaagatatatctatagaaGATAGTATcgtggaagaagaaaacgattgTAAATGTCAAGAATGTACAAAGCCTTCGACAGCTCCAGTG AGTGGAAACGGTCGTATTGGAAATATCGAATTACCAACGGACAACGTAAATTTCTTTCCTATAATCGCTAATGGATTAATGa AACACATTATTAACTTTACCGCTACTAATAGCAGTAATActgaaattcaattaaaaaaactattcgaagaaatgaaagatacaATTGgtcttaaagaagaaaaagatattattttaaagaacgTAGATGATAATATTGATACACAGCCATCTACTCCACAACCTTGTCAATGTGTGCATCTACATGCAAAAGAAATAgctgaaaggaagaaaggaactATAGAAGATCCTCCCTGTCCTTGTCttttaaattcaaaaagaaaatgggatATTTGTCCGTGTTTAACAAAAA TTTTAGAAGAACCTGCTGTTACCAATACTCATCCTAAAGAGATATCATCCAATTCAGTTGCGGTCAATTGTAATCAAGAATTAACTAAACCAACTGTTAAAACGGGATCTACGCAATCTACGCAAACGCAAACAAGGCATTCCACGACACAAACACCTAATTCAAATCATAATCGTATCACATTTCCAA GTACTACCACTCATCCGTATACTCATAGATCTGTTCCGGATGTGACAAAAAGTACAGTGCCTTCGCACAAACTTCATACCCACAACAATCATAACTCACACGCTTGtcataaacaaacaaatgtcGAACACATCAAGAGGGTATCGTGTAACGATT TAAGTTCTGGAGACGGAGATTGTTCCGACTCTGCAAGCAGTCAAGAAGATTCTTGTTCAACCAGTAGCTCCGCACAAAGAGATTCTAGTAGACATTGCGATTGCTGTTATTGCGAAGTTTTTGGTCATGGAGTT ccaTCTGTAGCACCAGTTAGTAGAAATTATAACGAGATGAGAGAACGATTAAGGCAAATattgacaaagaaaaaagctaaAAAATGTAAAGCTACGTATAGTACGCCAAAAAGTCTGGTTGACGTGGCATTGCCACTTTCCAATGTCAATCAGGAATCCAAACcaattatgaataatttagcGTTAAGATCAAATACTCCTGTATCGACAACATTATCGGAAGATCCTCGGGATCAAAGAAATTTAGAAGAATTATTGGACTTTATCGAAGGTAATCAGAATGGGAAGAAGGATAATAACAAGAAGGCTGAGAAAAAGGCAAGACAGAAGCAACGTAAG TTGcaagagaagatgaaaaaggacAGACAGGAAGCGGAGAAGCagaaattaatagaattacAAAAGAAGACACCGGAGGTTACGATCACCGTTGTCGATTCTCAGAAACCTGTCAATCAAAGATTTTTACCTCAGTGCAATCTTCCCGAAGTGTCGATTTTACCTACATCCAATCCAAACATTTTATCAAGTGGAAAACATAtaacgaataagaagaaggagaagcaaGAGACGTgcaatattaatacaaataattctGGTAATAACAAAGTAAAAATCGCATCTTCGGTAACAGCGAATttgaagatgaaaaatatatcgaatgcGGATAAGTTAGAACAAATTACAAATTCTAATCAACCGAGtaagatcgatataaaaagtgGAAAACTTGAATTTAGTAATAAAGCTTTTAAAGGAACGACGAATATTAACGCATTGAATACAAAAGACAATGCCAATCATATCGTAGACAAATTGGCAGCAATGGAATTAACGGATAAACAATTGactaagaaagaaaggaaaaaattaaggAGAGAAATGAGGAAGCAAGAGGAAGCTAAAATGAATGCTAACGTAGAGCCTGTTCAACATACAGAAAATCAACCACAAATCGTTacgattaaaagaataatgGAATCTAATAGTACGGAACCAACGGTTACAATAACGTTAAAAGGACAAACTCCTGCGGAGGATAAAGTTTTATTTACGTTGGTAAATGGACAAACCAAGGAAGTTCCTTTACATAAATCTGAACAAGAACAAAATTTatgtaacaacaacaacaacaacaacaacaacaacaacaacaacaataataataataataaaaggaagaaaagtaacAAAGCATCTAGCAATAACGAAACTATACAAAGTAATAAGTTACATCAAGCCAGTAGTACAAAACAACAGCAACAAGTTAAAGTGTGCGACGCGAAGCATACGACGAAGTATCAAACCAACAACGAAAAGTCGAAAGGTATTAAACAAACCGAAGAACGGAAAATACAACAGCATGGtgttaacgaaattaaaacTACAAAGTCtaagaaggataagaagaatTCTGAAACCAAAGAAAATGTCTCGCAGCATCAACAGAATCTATCGAGTAAGAGTAAGAATTTACAACAAAATACTCAAGTTAAGAAGACAAACAGATCTGTTAATATTACGCAAATGACGGATATACATAAGTGTAACGTTACACTTGAACCAGTTATAAAGACAAAGAATCAACATGAGAAAATTAATGAGAATGtcggtataaataataaacataagaAACTTGTAAATATAActaatacaaataaatctaTGAAGAACGAGCAACAAAAGTTACAAATAAAGGGAAATAGTAATACGATTAAACAAGGATCGTTCTCAGCTATACCATCTACGTCGGACGACGTAATAAATTCATCGCTGAGCTCCCAATTTAGAGATATTAGTTTAAATACCAAAATCAATATAGAAAATCTTAAATTACCACCAGGCATCACGATAACGAAGGTCGACGTACCCGTTAAACCACTTCCTATTAAATCAGCACCGATGCCTAAGCCGGTTAATCCTCCAAAGCAAACAACGATAATAGCAGCTCCTATGAGCGGAGTTCAATCTAGTTATGCGAGTCCACAAGCTGGTGGCAATGTGATAGTAGTAGATACTGGAAAACTTAAACAAGATTTACTTCCAAAGCCAAACGAAATAG AATTATCGAGAGACATGCGTCCAAGTCAGACGATAACgggtaagaaaaagaagaagaaaaataagagttCAAGCAGTACGAACAATTTGATACAAAGTGCAATTAAGAATGCCGAGTGTTCGGttaacgataataacattTCGGAAGAATCCGCTAGAATACTTCACAATCCAAATACAAATATGGTTACGATAAGGAATCCTGCGTTTGGTCCGATGAAGGTACCACCGACGCAACAAGCAGCTATAATAAAGGTTTCGGAGAATGGTATGGTCACAATAAGAAGTCCAGCACTTCAGCAGGCGATCAATGCCGGTTTGGCGGCACCTTCAAAACCAGATTATATAGTTAAAGGTGATCTTTCTTCGAATACAGCACAGTTGGATACAATAAACATAAATGTTAAGCGTACAAACGATATGATACCCAGTAGTTTAGCTGAACTACGGTCACGATTGACACCCGATTGCACCGGTGGTTTGGCCGGGCTCGCTAACATACAAATTAGCAAAGTGGCGAAGGGTCAGCCTATACCCGAGAATGGGATCAACCTGAAAGGTACTAGCGTAACTCTAACTAAAGTGAGAACAGATACGAATATGGATGACGTTCATCATACGAAAGCAGCAGTGAGAGAGGCTATAAACGCTTCTATAAcggctactactactaccggCAAgggcaagaaaaagaaaaagcgtggAAACTGTACGAGGCAGTGCGGAGATGACTGGAACCTCGTTGGTGAGAAACAACAATAA